The Streptomyces hundungensis genome contains the following window.
GGATGGCGATGACGGCGGTCATCGGGGCGGCGGTGGCGAACTTCTGCATGATGCTCTCCTGTGACTCGTTGTCCTCCGCGGCTGCGTCCACCGCGTTGATGAGGACCATGCGCGCCGCAGGTTTCAGCGGGGCATTACCGCGGTTTCAGCGGGCTTCAGGCGTGGGCAGCGCGCACCGCAGGGCTCTCGCCCGCGTAGGTGAGCCACTAACGCGGCACCCGCAATGGGGTTAGGGAAACGTTGGTGCCGGCTGAAACCATCACGCGTTCCCTCGGGAAGCCTCCCTCGACACAGCACCAGCCTCCCGTCGACGGACGCTCCCCCGCCCAGCACCGCGGGCAGCCGCTCGTGAGAGGACTCGATGCACGCCAACGACCAGGCCCAGACTCACGAGGGCATGAAGTCCGTCCGTTCCGCCGCCCGTACGCCGGGCAGGGGCGCCGTTGTACCCGAGGGGCTCGCCGCCCTGCACAGCAGCGCGGGCAACGCCGCCGTCGTCCAGATGCTTCGGCAGGCGGGCCACGCCTGGGCGCAGGACCAGCACCAGCACGGTGCCGGCTGCGGCCATCAGCAGACCGAACAGGCGTCACATCCTGCCGTGCAGCGTTCCGCCGTCCACGACGTCCTGCGCACCACCGGACGCCCCCTCGACGACGCGACCCGCACCGACATGGAAAGCCGGCTCGGAGCCGACTTCTCCGATGTCCGCATCCACAACGACTCCGCCGCCAAGGCCTCCGCCGCGGAAGTCGGGGCCCGCGCCTACACCAGCGGCAGCCATGTCGTCATCGGCGACGGCGGCGCCGACAAACACACCCTGGCGCACGAGCTCACCCATGTCATCCAACAGCGTCGGGGCCCCGTCGCGGGCACCGACAACGGTTCCGGGCTCAAGGTCTCCGACCCGTCCGACCGGTACGAGAGAGAAGCAGAGGCCAACGCGCATCGGGTGATGGCGGGAGCCCCCTCGCTCCAGCGGTCGCAGAGCGGCGGAGACCGGAGCGGCACACAGGACGTCGAGAACGCGCACTCGGCGCCCGGTACCGAAATACAGCGAGCGAAGGACACCAAAAGCGCGAAGGCCGCGGGAAAGAAGACTGCCCAAGGCAGTTCCAGGGACCAGGTCGACGGGCCGAAACAGGGAGATCATCTCTTCAACGGCCTGGGTGACACGGTTCTCAAGGTGATTGACGACATCGCAGCGCTTGACGAGGGGTCTCCCGCAGCCCTGGCGGCGGGAGGGCAGTCGGCCGCCATCACGGCGCTGGCCAATCTCGCCCAGAACGCCAAGGTGCAGCGGGCGAACCACGCGTTCGAGTCGGCCATGGCCGTGAAGGGCGGCGGCTCCGGGCGGGCGGGCGACACGAACTCCCGGAGCTACGGAACGTTCGCCGGCTCCATGAGGACCGCCGTCGCCGAACTCGAGTACCTCTATGGCTGGCCGGATTCACCGGGGGCCGCGGTGGTGCTCGCGGTGACGACCAAACAGCAACTCCTCGACATCATCTTCGACAAGGACGCTCACGACCGGAAGGAGAAGGAGAACGGAGTCAACAAGTCGGCCTTCAAGGCGTGGGTCACCCAGACGGGAAATGTCATGTGGGAGCTCTACGTCGCGTATACGGACGTGCTGCGAGCCATCCATGCGCGGTCTCTTGAGATATCGAACGGCCAGTGATCCTCCGTGGCGGGGTGCCACCAGCCCGCCAACTCGGCGCGCAATTAGTCCAGTTGATTCCTCTGCCACAGCTCGGGCGGCGGCCCTTCAGTCCTCGGCGACCACGATCACCCAGTCCTCCGCCGTCAGCCGCACCGGCTCACGCTTGTCGGGGTTGAGCCGGACCCCGTACATCGGGCTCTGCGCGGACTGCGCGCGGAGACGGTAGCCGACGGCGCACTCCTTGCGGCGTCGCGCCGAGGCGACGACCGTGGCGAACGTGACCTCGCCCCCCGGCCGGACGTAGTCCGTGGCGGGCCTCAGATACAGCTCGCTTCCCTCCGAAGTGAACAACTCGTCGAAGAGGACGGCCAGATAGGGGCTCTCCGAGATCTGGCACATGAGGAGGCTGATGAGGCGTCCGCTGACGATGAAGTCGGCACCCTCCCGCGCCGGTGCGAGCAGCCGGTTGCGGTCGTCGGACATCTCCGTCGTCAGCGCGATCTCCTGGCCCGTCCTCTCCTCGATCGCCCGCAGATGCAGCAGCGTGACCAGCGTCCCGTCGTCCACATCCGGCCTGACCGGGCCGGAGTCGAGGTGCTCGGCCGCCACGGTGCCCGGGTCGGCGATGACGATCACGCTGTCGTAGGACGGCACGTCCAGCGCGTCGAGGACGACCGGGTCCGTGATGTCCGCGCAGTGCAACCGCACCTCGATCGGGCCCTGTTCGGCCGCCACCTCGTGCGCGACAGACATGGTCTCGCCGTCCTCCAGGGCCACGATGTCCAGCGTGGTCCCGGCGCTCGCGTACGAGGCGAGCTGGCCGACGACGAGGGGAGCGCGACGGTTCCAGCCGAGCAGGAGCAGCCGCTCCGGGCGGGGTGCGCGAGGGGCCGCGGTGGCGAAGGCGTCCGCGTCGACGTACGGCGTGGCGTCCTCCAGTACGGCCGTGTCGTCGTCGCGGGTGACCACGATGATCCGGTCGTCGGCCGTGATCGTCGTCTCGGCGTCCGGGTTGAGGACGACCTCGTCATCGGCGCGCAGCAGGCCGACCACCGAGGACGTGAGGAACGCGAGGAGGGCGTCCCCGAAGGTGCGGCCCGCGAGCGCGTCGGCGGGCACGGCGTAGAACTCGTCGCCGGCGAAGTCCAGTAACTCCTGGTACACGAGCGAGAGACCGGGCTGGCGCGCGGTCTGCACCAGGAGACGCGCGACGATGTCGTCGACGGCCAGGACGCGTCCATGGGGTCCGGCGGCCAGGGTGGCGGTCAGCCGGTTCCGGGTGTCACGGACGGCCGCGACCACGACGGCGGTGCCGATCCCCGCGCCGACTTCAGAAATACCGGCCCCGGCGGCGGCATGGCGCTTCGGGTCGGTGTCCGCGTCTTCGCGGGACTCGTCCCGCTTGCGGATGGCGGGGCGTGCGGCGCTCTGCTCCGCGGCGGCGCCCAGGGCGGGCGCGTTGAGAGCCAGCAGCGTCTTCACGACATGGGCGTCACCGTCATCCGTCCCGGGGGCCAGTACGAGAACGGCCTTCGCGGTGTGCGGGCTGACCCTCGCCAGGACCGCGGGGTCGGTGGTGCAGCCGTTGCGGCAGACGATGGTCGTGGTGCCGGTCGTGGTGATCCGGGCACTGATCTCGTCCTCCATCTCCACCTTGTCCTTGGGGGCGAGGAGGGCGATGGCGGCTCGCGGCCGGTTGGAGTTGGCCGACACCAGCTCGGAGACGACGGGGAAGATCTGGTCGGACCAGCCGAGCACCACGGTGTGCCCGACCTCCAGCACCGTGGAGTGCCCCAGACGCAGCCGCATGATCCGCCGGTTGATCCCGGTGGTGATCAGACTGACCAGCGTCGACACGAACAGCAGCGCCACCAGTGCCAGCAGCACGGAGGCCAGCACATACAGAGGCGGGCCGACCGCTCCACCGATCTTCAACGTCTGCCCGACGCTCACCCACACCGCCACCGCCTGTTCGGTCAGGGTGGCGGGTGGCCGACGGCCCGTCTGCACGAGCAGCACGCTCGTGGGAACGACGGCGGCCAGGCAGATGAGCAGGAGCCAGCCGATGAGAGCGGACGTGCTGCGTGAGACCAGGTTGTCGAACCGGTATTGCAGCCGCCGCCACATGGACGCGAGGTACTGCACCCGGCACCCTCCAGCATGAGACACGGGGGCAGTCGGCGGCGACCACCTGGTCGTCCACGGTAGACGGGATCGACCAGGACGGACGCGGAAACCGGCGGCGCTCACCCGGAGGTGTGAGTCGCCCTCACCCGGACGTGTGAACGGGCGGCCCGCACGACGACTGCGGCCATCGGCGCGGAAGTTCGACGCGCGAGGGGGCTCCTTCCCGCCGGGCAGATCGTCGTCGACGTCGGCTCGCTTCCCGACTGAGGGCTTCCGCCGGGCCGCCGTCGCAAGCGACTTCCGGCGGTCACCGGCACGGCGATGAGTTTGTCCGGCTCGGGGAGTCTCATCACCGTTACGGTCGCCCCAGGAGGAACATATGGTTCAGCTGTTGAGAGTCCAGAACTTCAACGTTTCGAGCGACGGGATCGGTGCCGGCGAGGACCAGACCCTGGAGAGGCCGTTCGGTCATGTCGACCCCGGGAGCCTGTTCGCCTGGGCAGGCGCCACGGCGAGCTGGCCCATGCGCACCGACCCCGGGGGGAGCCGTGGCCTGGACGACTACATCACCCGGGACTACGCCCGCAACATCGGCGCCGAGATCATGGGCCGCAACAAGTTCGGCCCCCAGCGCGGGCCCTGGCAGGACCACGAGTGGTGCGGTTGGTGGGGGGACGAACCCCCGTTCCGGACCCCGGTGTTCGTCATGACCCACCACAAGCGTCCTTCGTTCACGCTCTCCGACACCACGTTCCACTTCGTGGACGGGGACCCGGCCACGGTTCTTGAACAGGCTCGGGAAGCGGCGCAGGGCAAGGACGTCCGGCTCGGCGGCGGAGCCACCACGATCCGGGAGTTCCTCGACGCCGATCTCGTCGACACCCTGCATGTGGCGGTCTCGCCGGTGAAGTTCGGGTCCGGGGTACGCCTCTGGGAGTCGCCGGACGAGTTGCTCGACCGGTTCCACCTGGAGGTCGTGCCCAGCCCCAGCGGGGTGAAGCACCACCTGTTCTGGCGGAAGTGACCCCACCCGCCGACGGGTCCGCCCACGACCCGCCTCGCCACGTCGGCCACTGATCGTGGCGGGGCCCCTGCACGTCAGCCGCTGATCGTGGCGAGCCCGGCGATTCCGGCTGCGTACATGACCAGTACGGCAAGGCTGTCGACGCCCATGCGGAGGAACTGGCGCTGCGGCCGGAAGACCAGGCCCGCCACATAGACGGCGGTCAGGACGATGCCGAGGGCGGTCAGATAGATGTCGGTGTGGTGGGCGGTGGGCAGGACCGGCTTGCCGGAGATGAGCGTGGCCAGCAGGAACAGCACCGGCAGGAACGCGTTGCCGCCGAAGATGTCGCTGATGGCGAGCTGGTAGTCACCCAGCTTCGTGGAGGTCAGGCCGGTGCTGACCTCGGGCAGGGAGGTCGCCGCGGCCAGCACGGTGGCGCCGAAGAGGATGCCGGAGAGGCCCTGGCGGCCGAAGAACTCCTCGCCGCTGCGCTCGATGACCACACCGGCCACCAGGGTCGCCACGGCAGCCGCTCCGAAGACGAGCGCGGCTCGGGTGGTGCCGATTCCCTTGTCGGAGGCGGACTTCTCCTTCTTGCCCTTGGAATGGCCCCGCGGTTCCGGCTGCGCGCCGGGCGCGTCGCCGCCCTCGTGCCAGGGCAGGCCCTTGCCCGCCCGGTTGAGCAGCAGCAGGCCGACGATCCACAGCGCGGTGATGGACAAGGACGCGGGGTCGACGCGGGCGAACGACAGGTCGCCGGGCAGTTGGGTGCCCATGACGACGACCGCCAGCACGACGATCACCAGCACGCCCTCCAGGACCAGTACGAGACTCGCCGCGAGCCGCGTCAGCGGGGCCCTCGGGCGCACCCCGGCGGCGTCCAACACCACCAGCACCACGGTCTGGAGCGCGATGCCGCCCAGGATGTTGCCCACCGCCACATCGAGCTGCCCGCTCATGGCGGCGCTCGCCGTGATGGCGACCTCGGGCAGGTTCGTCGCGATGGCCAGCATGATCAGGCCGCCCAGGGCGCTGCCCAGGTGCAGCCGTTCGGACAGGACGTCCGTCGTGTCGGACAGCTTGATGCCCGCGTACCAAATCACTGCCGCGCTGGCCACGAACAGCGCCAACAACACCGGCGAACTCAGAGATCCCATAACTCGCCCCTTACCCCTCACTCCCCGTCCTCACCACTTCAGGCGTTGACCTGGTCCTAGGCCAAAAGGCGGTCTTGTGCCGAGGGACCCGGGCGGAGAAGAATCCGGCTCATGATCGACGTCCATCAGCTGCTGGCCTTCTGCGCCATGTCCGTTCTTCTGTCCGCCATTCCCGGGCCGAGCGTGCTGTTCGTGATCGGGCGCGCCCTCGCCCATGGCCGTCGGACGGCGCTCGCCTCGGTGCTGGGCAACGCGTTGGGCGGGTGCGTGCTGGTTGCCGCGGTGGCTCTGGGAGTCGGCAGCATCGTCGAAAGGTCGGTACTCGTCTTCCAAGCGATCAAGCTGCTGGGCGCCGCCTACCTGGTGGTTCTCGGCGCGCGGGCGCTGTGGGCGAGTTGGCGGGGGCGGTCCGAGGCGGCCGATGTCGCCGCCCCGCACTCGGATGGACGGCGGTCCGTGTGGGCGGGGTTCACGGTCGGGGTGACGAATCCGAAGAGTGTCGTCTTCCTGACCGCGGTACTGCCGCAGTTCGTCGACCGCGACGCCGGCCACGCCGGCGTTCAGATGCTCGTCCTCGGCGCGGCCGGAGCTCTGCTGCAACTGATGTCCGACGGGATTTGGGGGTTGACCGCCTCCGCCGCCCGAACCTGGCTCGGCCGCTCCCCTCGCAAGATGGCACTGATCGGCGGTACCGGTGGGCTGGCCATGATCGGGCTCGGTGCGGCCGTCGCCGTGAGCGGCCGAGCCGAGCAGCCGTAGCTCCGCCCCCGCGACCTCGACTTCGTACATCGGCAGCCGCGCCCGGTCCGACACCCCGAACTCCCGTACCGCGCAGCTCAGTTCACCCTCGGCATCGGCGTGCCCGGGGCCTCACACGTGGAGTTCCTGCGGGAAGCCGGTCCAGCGGAGTTCGACGGGGAGGTGGCCGGTGTCGTTGAAGAGGAGCATCGCCGGGGGGCGGTCGGGTGCGTACCGGATGACGGTCAGGGCCGCGTTGGCGTGGTTGATGCCCAGCCATCGCCAGTTCGGTGCGCCGAGGGCGGCTCGGACGAGCCAGCCGACGAGGAAGTTGTGGGTGACGAGGAGCTCGTGGCGCGGTACGTCGCCGCTCACGGGGCCGGTGAATCGTGCGAGCGCGGCCGGTGCGAGGCCGGGGCCCTGTTCACGTTCCTCGGCCGTCAACTGGGCGAGGAACTCCATCCAGGCGTCGGCTGCCTCCGGCGGCAGCTCTTCGCGTGTGGGCAGATACGGGACGTAGTCCCCGGCCACCTCGGAGCAACGCAACGGAACGCCGTCGAGCTGGTCGCCGATGATCCGCGCCGTCTGTTCCGCACGGTTGAGCGGCCCGTGGTGGATCGCCGTCAGCGGGACCTTGTGGAGCCGCTTCCCCAGCAGCTCGGCCTGGCGACATCCCGCCTCCGTCAGGCCGCTCTCGTCGGGCAACGCCTCGCCGTGGCGGGTCAGATAGAGGTAACGGGCGGCCGTACCGGTCATGAGCCAGTCCTTCGGTGAACTCGATGCTGCTGACTCGGGGAGGACGCGGACCTCATGCGGGCCGGTTGCGCGCACGGCCGGGTGAGGGCTTGGACCGCGCTCCTCAGCGGCGCTTGTCCCACACCTCGCCGGCCAGGAAGTGGTTGCTCTGGTGGTGCGGGGCGGCTCCGTTCGCGCCGTCGGTGAGGGTAGAACTCCGGCTGGACGAAGGACACTTGACGCTCCTCGGGGCGGGTCGGTCCTGGTCGGGCTCAGACGAAGAACAGCAGGACGGCACCGATGAGGACGACGACGGCGGTGGCGAAGTGGATGCCGTACGCGACCGCCTTCGCCCCTCCGTGGCGCAGCACTATCAGTGTGTCGCCCAGGGGGACCAGGGTCACGAGGAGCATGAACCACGCCTCGGCCCGCGCTCCGGCGAACGCGAGCAGGGCCAGACCCATCAGGCCGAAGGTGAGGTCCCTGAGTCCCTTGATCGTGAGGTAGGCGGGGTCGCCGCCACCGCGCGCCGCGGGTACGCCATAGCCGGCGGCGGCCGGTGCGGGCTGGAGGAGGAAGCGGGCCCCGATGAACACGACGAACAGGTCGAGCACGACGGCGAGGGTGTAGGCGGTGACGGTCATGTCCGGCTCCTTGGGGTGGCTGCTGCTCAGTCCGGTGGTGCTCAGCCCGGGTGATGCTCAGTCCGGGTGGCGCTCAGCCCGGTTGGCGCTAGCGGCGCTAGAGGCACGAGCGAAGCTATCAGAGTGGCACTCTGTTGGCTAGCGCTGCTAGAGTTTCTCTCGTGACTATTCAGACGCGCCGAGAACGCGAACGGGCAGAGCGTGAGCGGCTGATCGTGGAGGCCGCCCGGAACCTCGCGGAGACGGAGGGCTGGAGCGCGGTGACCACCCGGCGCCTCTCCGCCGAGGTCGAGTACAGCCAGCCGGTCCTCTACAGCCACTTCAAGGGCAAGGACGCCATCATGGCCGCGGTCGCGGTCCAGGGCTTCGCCGAACTGGGGCGGGACCTGCGGGCGGCCCGCACCGGCGCACCGGACGAACGGGGCGCGCTCGCCGCCGTCGCGGAGGCGTACACGCGGTTCGCACGGCGCCGGTCGGCGCTGTACGACGCCATGTTCACGCTCGCCGTGGACCTGCCCTTCGCCACGGCCGACGCTCCGGTCGAACTGCGCACGTCCTTCGGTGAACTGCGTCAGGCGGTCGCCCCGATGGCCGCCGACGGCGACGACGTCGACCTCCTCACCGAGACGTACTGGGCGAGCCTGCACGGCCTGGCCGCCCTCACCCGGAGCGGCCGCCTTCCCGAGCGCGCGCACGACCGCCGACTCGCGCTCCTGGTCTCGCACTTCAGCGCGGTCTGAGTCCCCGAACTGCCGCTCCCCACCGCCCAATTCACCCGAAACGCAGACGGCCGCGCGATCGCTGCGCCACCATGGCCCGACGTTCGCCCGCACGGAGCGAACGCCGGGGGCGGCTCATGGACGACGAAGACTCAGCGGCGGCGCCTTCTTCCGCCACGCGCGGCGACGCCACGGTTCGCGGCCGCTCGCGCCTCAGGCGCTTCGCCGGACCCGCCCGAACGCGCCCTGGCGACATCGCCGACGCCGTCGCGGGCGACGAGGTGGTCCAGCAGATCGAGCCGTACGTCTCCCAAGTGGCGCATCTCCCAACGCCGTTGACGTGTGGCGAGGATCAGCGCGAGCAGCCAGAACAGTTCGGGCACCAGCGCCCCGATCAACGCCGCGAGGCCGGCCGCGGCGATGACGGTCGTGGCCGCGGCGCCGTGCTCCGTGAGGACCGCGGTCGCGGGAACCCCCGCCGCTCCACCCGCCAGTGCGCTCAACGCGGGTCGTTTCATCGACCCCTCCTCCTTCGGTCAAGAACCGTGTGGAGGGTTGAGGCGCCTTGCCGGCTCAGGTCCGAGCGAAATCCAAGATTCTTTTCCAGATCGGTCGATGCGACCGAACCTCCTGGTCAGGTGGGGTGACGATGATGTCCGACGGTGCGCTGGAGGACCTTTCCGACGCGGAGCTCGTGGCGCTCGCCGAACGCCGGGAGAGCAGACGGGACGCGTTGAGCGCGATCTACGACCGCTACGAGCGGCGCGTCCTGCGGTTCTGCGCCGGCGAACTGCGGGAGAAGGAGCACGCGTTGGACGCGGCGCACGACGCGTTCGCCTCCCTCACCGCACACTTCGTCGGCGGCGGACACCTCCAGAACCCGGCCGCGCTGGGCGCGTACCTGAGAACGATCGCGCACCGCGCGTGCATGACGTACATGCGCGGCGGCACCCCGGGCAAAGGCCACAAGTCCGTACTGGACCCGCTCGCCCTGGGGGACGTGCCGGATGTCCCGGCGGCGGACTCGGCGCTTCTCGACGCGGAGGACGACCTCGGCCTCGAACGGTTGCGGCGGCTCCTGGACGAGCAGGTGGTGCCCTCCCTCCATCCGCGCCACCAAGTGATCTACGACCACACGGTGCGGCGGCGTCTGACGGGCGAAGCGCTCGCCGAAGCCCTGGGGATGAGCGCCGACCGGGCGAAGAACAACGCGCACCATGTCCGCACCACGGTCGTACGCGCCTTCGCCGCCTTCGCGCTCTATGCCGCGGGAAGAGGAGCGTGCGCGGAGCTGGACGCCCTGGTGCGGGCGGCGATCGAGCGGGACGGCGAGGTGTTCACGCGGCGGCTCCGCGAGGACATCCACCGCCACTTCGACACGTGCCCCGAATGCGGAAACTGCCGGACGTGCGGCCCCTTGCAGACCACCCTGGTGGCCCGCTACGCACCCGCTCTCCTCCCGCTGGTCTTCGCGGGCGAGCTGCGGGACAGGTTCCAGGACACGCTCCGCGAGGTCGGTGACAGCACGCCCCTACCCTCAACACCCTTGCCCGGCGTGCCCCGTTCGCCGCGGTCCCCCGAGGACGGGACGACGGAGTCGAGCGAGGAGAACGCGGCCCGGTCGCTCGGCCGGCGCCTGCGGGTCCCGGTCGCCATGGGCCTTCCCCTGCTTCTGCTCCTCGGTTTCGCGCTCTACCAGCACCGCCCCTCGGGGGACAGCGACACCCCGGTCGCCCGCTCGACGCCTTCCGCTCCCCCGGCGACAACCGTCGCGGCCCGGCCGGTGCCGCCCCGGACGGTCCTCAGCCGCTTCTTCGTCGGCAACAACTCCCTTGCCTTCAGCCCCGACGGCGCCCAGCTCGCCACCCTGGTCAGCCCGGAGCAGAACGGCAGCGACTACAGCGTCCAGCTGTGGAACGCCTCCACCGGCACACCCGGTGCCACCTTCGCCACGACGGGACGAGGAGTGTCCGCGGTGGGCTTCAGCCCCGACGGCCGAACCGTGGCCAGCGGAGCCGGGTCCAGCGGCGGCAGCCTGGTGTTCACCTTGCGGGACTCGGCCACGGGCCAGGTCGGCGACACCATCACCACCCTCACGGGAACCAACGGCGTCAGCGAGGGGTCCTCGATCGTCTACAGCTCCGACGGCCGGCTCCTCGCCCTGTCCGCCGCAGGCGCGAGCGCCACCACACAGGACACGGTGGAGGTGTGGGACACCACCACACACGCGGCTCGCGCCACCCGGCCCTTCGCCGGGGAGACGGTCTATCAGGTGGCCTTCAGTCCCGATGGCCGCGTCCTGGCGGTCGGTGGCGGCGACGGCGTGGACTCCAAGGGCGGCGGGCGCGTCGATCTGCTCGATCCCGCCACCGCGCACACCACCGCCACCCTTCACACCACCGGCAACCTGGTGTACTCCCTCGCCTACAGCCCCGACGGCACGACCCTGGCCACCGCAAGCCGGACGGTCGACAACTCGGCGCCCACACCCGGTTCGGTGCAGCTGTGGGACACCCGGACCCATGAGGCGAGCCCCCTGACGGGCACGGCCCGCGCCCTCGCCTTCAGCTCCCGAGGTGCGCTCGCCGTCGCGCGCGGCTCCGAAGTCGAACTGTGGAACGTCTCCACCAAGACGATCACAGCGACCCTGACCATGGACCGGCCCGGCCAACCCGCGTCCGACCAGGCCATCACCGACGTGGTCTTCAGCCCTGACGGCGCCACCCTGGCGGCCGAGAGCGGAAGCACCACCCGGCTCGGTGATGAGCACGTCAGCCTCTGGGACGTCCCCTAGGGCTCACCCGCCGACCCGCGCCTCCCGTCCCCGCCATCCTCAACTCCGTTTCCGCCAAAGGGCGTTCAGGCGGACATATGCGTCATGCGGGCGGAACGCGTCTGCCCCGTGTCGCATCTAGTCGCGTGGCAGGACGCCCCGGGCGCCGTGCCAGACGGAGGGACGACGAAGGAGTGTGCTTCTTGACCGCCCAACTGCGAAACACCGTCGGCGCGCGGAGGTTACTCGCGCTGCTCACCGCTCTGTGCGCCCTCGTGGGTGCCACCGCGCTCGCCGCGACCCCGGCCGCGGCAGCCGACCAGCGGCACGCGATCTACGCCATCGCGCACCGTGTCGACACCCTGGACGGGGTGGACGCCGCGCTCAAGCACGGCGCCAACGGCATCGAGATCGACGTCTGCGCCTGGTACGACCCGAACGAGTGGCGCGCCTATCACGACTGCTCCTCGGCCGGTGAAACCCGGCACGGTCCCAGCTTCGACGGCATGATCGACCGCATCCTGTCCAACGCCAAGGCAGGCCGCCGACTGGCGCTGGTCTGGCTGGACATCAAGGACCCCAACTACTGCGGCGAAGCGCCCAACCGCACGTGCAGCGTGGCCGGGCTCCGGGACAAGGCGCAGCGCCTGACGGCCGCCGGGATTCAGGTGCTCTACGGGTTCTACGAGTACCACGGCGGCAGCACGCCCGACGTCGGCGGCCGGGGCTGGCAGAGCCTGGAGAACAGGCTCGGCCCCCTGGAGGGCATCACGACGACCGGAACCCGCGACCAGGTCACGGGCGCCTTCAACCGGTCCGGTTCGGGCTTCCCCAACGGCCGCCGGGTGATGGACTACGGCGACTCCGACATCACCAAGGGGTTCGGCAATTGCACCGAAGCCGACCGCGTCACCTGCGCGGAGCTGAAGAAGGGCGCCTCGGACCGCGCCGCCGGGAGGCTCGCGGCCACGCTGTCCTGGACGACCACCTACAACGACCCCTGGTACGTCGACAAGTTGCTGGGTGACGCGCGCGTGGACGGC
Protein-coding sequences here:
- a CDS encoding DUF4157 domain-containing protein, producing the protein MHANDQAQTHEGMKSVRSAARTPGRGAVVPEGLAALHSSAGNAAVVQMLRQAGHAWAQDQHQHGAGCGHQQTEQASHPAVQRSAVHDVLRTTGRPLDDATRTDMESRLGADFSDVRIHNDSAAKASAAEVGARAYTSGSHVVIGDGGADKHTLAHELTHVIQQRRGPVAGTDNGSGLKVSDPSDRYEREAEANAHRVMAGAPSLQRSQSGGDRSGTQDVENAHSAPGTEIQRAKDTKSAKAAGKKTAQGSSRDQVDGPKQGDHLFNGLGDTVLKVIDDIAALDEGSPAALAAGGQSAAITALANLAQNAKVQRANHAFESAMAVKGGGSGRAGDTNSRSYGTFAGSMRTAVAELEYLYGWPDSPGAAVVLAVTTKQQLLDIIFDKDAHDRKEKENGVNKSAFKAWVTQTGNVMWELYVAYTDVLRAIHARSLEISNGQ
- a CDS encoding CASTOR/POLLUX-related putative ion channel produces the protein MQYLASMWRRLQYRFDNLVSRSTSALIGWLLLICLAAVVPTSVLLVQTGRRPPATLTEQAVAVWVSVGQTLKIGGAVGPPLYVLASVLLALVALLFVSTLVSLITTGINRRIMRLRLGHSTVLEVGHTVVLGWSDQIFPVVSELVSANSNRPRAAIALLAPKDKVEMEDEISARITTTGTTTIVCRNGCTTDPAVLARVSPHTAKAVLVLAPGTDDGDAHVVKTLLALNAPALGAAAEQSAARPAIRKRDESREDADTDPKRHAAAGAGISEVGAGIGTAVVVAAVRDTRNRLTATLAAGPHGRVLAVDDIVARLLVQTARQPGLSLVYQELLDFAGDEFYAVPADALAGRTFGDALLAFLTSSVVGLLRADDEVVLNPDAETTITADDRIIVVTRDDDTAVLEDATPYVDADAFATAAPRAPRPERLLLLGWNRRAPLVVGQLASYASAGTTLDIVALEDGETMSVAHEVAAEQGPIEVRLHCADITDPVVLDALDVPSYDSVIVIADPGTVAAEHLDSGPVRPDVDDGTLVTLLHLRAIEERTGQEIALTTEMSDDRNRLLAPAREGADFIVSGRLISLLMCQISESPYLAVLFDELFTSEGSELYLRPATDYVRPGGEVTFATVVASARRRKECAVGYRLRAQSAQSPMYGVRLNPDKREPVRLTAEDWVIVVAED
- a CDS encoding dihydrofolate reductase family protein, with the protein product MVQLLRVQNFNVSSDGIGAGEDQTLERPFGHVDPGSLFAWAGATASWPMRTDPGGSRGLDDYITRDYARNIGAEIMGRNKFGPQRGPWQDHEWCGWWGDEPPFRTPVFVMTHHKRPSFTLSDTTFHFVDGDPATVLEQAREAAQGKDVRLGGGATTIREFLDADLVDTLHVAVSPVKFGSGVRLWESPDELLDRFHLEVVPSPSGVKHHLFWRK
- a CDS encoding sodium:calcium antiporter, translated to MGSLSSPVLLALFVASAAVIWYAGIKLSDTTDVLSERLHLGSALGGLIMLAIATNLPEVAITASAAMSGQLDVAVGNILGGIALQTVVLVVLDAAGVRPRAPLTRLAASLVLVLEGVLVIVVLAVVVMGTQLPGDLSFARVDPASLSITALWIVGLLLLNRAGKGLPWHEGGDAPGAQPEPRGHSKGKKEKSASDKGIGTTRAALVFGAAAVATLVAGVVIERSGEEFFGRQGLSGILFGATVLAAATSLPEVSTGLTSTKLGDYQLAISDIFGGNAFLPVLFLLATLISGKPVLPTAHHTDIYLTALGIVLTAVYVAGLVFRPQRQFLRMGVDSLAVLVMYAAGIAGLATISG
- a CDS encoding LysE family translocator, coding for MIDVHQLLAFCAMSVLLSAIPGPSVLFVIGRALAHGRRTALASVLGNALGGCVLVAAVALGVGSIVERSVLVFQAIKLLGAAYLVVLGARALWASWRGRSEAADVAAPHSDGRRSVWAGFTVGVTNPKSVVFLTAVLPQFVDRDAGHAGVQMLVLGAAGALLQLMSDGIWGLTASAARTWLGRSPRKMALIGGTGGLAMIGLGAAVAVSGRAEQP
- a CDS encoding histidine phosphatase family protein — translated: MTGTAARYLYLTRHGEALPDESGLTEAGCRQAELLGKRLHKVPLTAIHHGPLNRAEQTARIIGDQLDGVPLRCSEVAGDYVPYLPTREELPPEAADAWMEFLAQLTAEEREQGPGLAPAALARFTGPVSGDVPRHELLVTHNFLVGWLVRAALGAPNWRWLGINHANAALTVIRYAPDRPPAMLLFNDTGHLPVELRWTGFPQELHV
- a CDS encoding DUF4267 domain-containing protein, giving the protein MTVTAYTLAVVLDLFVVFIGARFLLQPAPAAAGYGVPAARGGGDPAYLTIKGLRDLTFGLMGLALLAFAGARAEAWFMLLVTLVPLGDTLIVLRHGGAKAVAYGIHFATAVVVLIGAVLLFFV
- a CDS encoding TetR/AcrR family transcriptional regulator — encoded protein: MTIQTRRERERAERERLIVEAARNLAETEGWSAVTTRRLSAEVEYSQPVLYSHFKGKDAIMAAVAVQGFAELGRDLRAARTGAPDERGALAAVAEAYTRFARRRSALYDAMFTLAVDLPFATADAPVELRTSFGELRQAVAPMAADGDDVDLLTETYWASLHGLAALTRSGRLPERAHDRRLALLVSHFSAV
- a CDS encoding phospholipase; this translates as MTAQLRNTVGARRLLALLTALCALVGATALAATPAAAADQRHAIYAIAHRVDTLDGVDAALKHGANGIEIDVCAWYDPNEWRAYHDCSSAGETRHGPSFDGMIDRILSNAKAGRRLALVWLDIKDPNYCGEAPNRTCSVAGLRDKAQRLTAAGIQVLYGFYEYHGGSTPDVGGRGWQSLENRLGPLEGITTTGTRDQVTGAFNRSGSGFPNGRRVMDYGDSDITKGFGNCTEADRVTCAELKKGASDRAAGRLAATLSWTTTYNDPWYVDKLLGDARVDGIIAGYGAFTGVREYDDSWQCANAINLVRDWVNRHGSTHRMATGADRLFT